The Chitinophagales bacterium genome has a window encoding:
- a CDS encoding DUF3341 domain-containing protein has translation MAIKKFAVGCYDDEAVLFPAVEKVRNSGYKLHDVYTPFPVHGLDKALGHKDTDLHVAGFIYGITGTSTALGFMSWIFTSNWPTNFGGKPHFALPAFIPITFETTVLFAAVGMVLTFCYLNQIMPGVKKHVFHPRQSDDLFVVALELNEHTSEQEVKDFLKSTGAQEISIQMAESEWWYGRFDKEEEYEKLNAAV, from the coding sequence ATGGCTATAAAAAAATTCGCGGTTGGGTGTTATGACGACGAAGCGGTACTGTTCCCGGCAGTGGAAAAAGTTCGCAACAGTGGTTATAAACTGCATGACGTGTACACTCCTTTCCCTGTTCACGGGTTAGACAAAGCATTGGGCCACAAGGATACAGACCTGCACGTTGCCGGTTTTATATACGGTATCACAGGTACCAGTACAGCCTTGGGGTTCATGAGCTGGATATTTACCAGCAACTGGCCGACCAACTTTGGCGGTAAGCCTCACTTCGCCTTACCTGCATTCATACCAATTACTTTCGAGACTACGGTATTGTTTGCAGCGGTAGGTATGGTACTTACCTTTTGCTACCTGAACCAGATCATGCCGGGTGTTAAGAAACACGTGTTTCACCCACGCCAGTCTGATGACCTGTTTGTAGTGGCTCTGGAACTGAATGAGCATACTTCTGAGCAGGAAGTGAAGGATTTCCTGAAATCGACCGGTGCACAGGAAATATCCATTCAAATGGCAGAGAGTGAATGGTGGTATGGCCGTTTTGACAAAGAAGAAGAGTACGAGAAACTGAACGCGGCAGTATAA